DNA from Mycolicibacterium alvei:
GCGCGCCGAAGACTTGTAATGCTTAGTCACGTGGTCGAGGGTGATCATCACGGCACGCCAGTCTAGCGGGGCGAAAGTATCCGGCTGGTCAGGCTAGCGCGGCAATGTCGGCGCCACCGGCTCCAGGGCTGGTTGCTGCTGCTCGGCCGGAGGACTCGGAGCCGCCCCCGGGAGCACCGGCAACGTGATGGGCGGAAGCAGTCCAGGACCGTCCGGATCGACCACCGTCGTACGCGGAGCGCCCGGCGACGGTGTCGTGCTGGGAGTCGTCGGCACACCGGGTATGGCGGTCTCGGTGGTCTCCGGCGTCTCGGTCGGCGTCGTGGTCGTCGGGATGGTGGTCTCCGGCGTCTCGGTCGGTGTGGTGGTACGGGGCGCCTGCACCTTGGTCCGCGGCACCCAGGTGTAGTCGGGATCGGGCACGAACCCGGGCGGCACCACCTGGGTGTCGGGCGACTGCGGCTCGGCCTGCGTGGGCCGGTACTCCTGTTGCACCCACGACAGCGCGATGAACACCAGGATCAATGCCACCGTCGACGTGCGAACCCGGCCCACCCGGCTGTGCCAGAACTTGGTCGCACCCTCCGTCAGCCGGGTGAAGTCGACCCTCACTTCTTCGGCTCCTGCGCCGTGACGGCCTGCGCCTGCGCGACGACGTCTGGGTGGATCACGTCGCCCGCAGCGGCGATCGATGCGTCAGACGCTGTCACCACCCCGGCCCGGCGCAGCGCACGCACCACGCGGACCCGCAACCGTCTGCCCACATCGAACTGTTTGCCCGGCAGGGTGCGCGCGACCATCCGCAGGTTGACGGTGTCGAGTCCGATGCTCTCGACACCCATCAGCTGGGGTTTGTCGAGCAACAGCTTGGACAGCTCGCCGTCCTCGGCCGCCTTCTCGGCGACGTCGTTGAGCACGTCGTTGAGCACGTCGTTGACCACGTTGAGGTCCACGCCCACCGGTACCGGGATGTCGACGACCGCGCGCGCCCAGTCCTTGGACAGGTTCAGCGCCTTCACGATCTGCCCGTTGGGCACGGTGTACATCTCGCCCTCGGATGAGCGCAGCTTGGTGACCCGCAGCGTGACGTCCTCGACCGTGCCCTCGGCTTCGTTGGCCGCCGCGATGGTCAACCTCACGAGGTCGCCGAAGCCGTACTGCTTCTCGGTGATGATGAAGAAGCCGGCAAGCAGGTCCTGCACGATGCGCTGCGCACCGAAACCCAGCGCGGCGCCGAGCACTGCGGCCGGGGCGACCAGGGAGGCGACCGGCACCTCGAGGGCGTCGGTGACCTCGACGAGCACGATGATGAACAGGACCGCCACCGACACCCACGAGATCACCGAGGCGACCGCCTGCCGGTGCTTGGCGCTCTCCGAGCGCACCAGCTGATCACTTTCCTGGTACTCGGCGTCGATCCGGCGCACCACCCGTTGCGCGGCCCAGTTGATGAATCGCGCCGCCAGCAGGCCGCCGATGATCAGCAGGGCGATCCGCAGCCCGGTGGTCAGAATCCACACACCGATCTCGCCGGCCCAGAAATCGTGCCAACGGGCGGCGAGGGACATGGTCAACAGCGTATTAGTCGTCGTCATCTTTTCTGTTGCGCCATCTGATCCCGGCCTCCAGGAATCCGTCGATGTCCCCGTCGAGGACCGTGCTCGGATTTCCGACCTCGTACTCAGTGCGGAGATCCTTCACCATCTGATAGGGGTGCAGCACATAGGAGCGCATCTGGTTGCCCCATGAGCTGCCGCCGTCGCCCTTGAGCGCGTCCATCTCGGCGCGTTCTTCCAAACGCTTGCGTTCCAGCAGCCGTGCCTGCAGAACCCGCATCGCCGCGACCTTGTTCTGCAGCTGCGACTTCTCGTTCTGACAGGTCACCACGATGCCGGAGGGGACGTGGGTGAGCCGGACCGCGGAGTCGGTGGTGTTCACCGACTGTCCACCCGGGCCGCTGGACCGGTACACGTCGACGCGGAGGTCGCCTTCGGGGATCTCGATGTGGTCCGTGGTCTCCACGACCGGGAGTACCTCGACGTCGGCGAACGAGGTCTGGCGCCGGCTCTGATTGTCGAACGGGCTGATGCGCACCAGCCGGTGGGTGCCCTGCTCGACCGACAGGGTGCCGTAGGCGAACGGG
Protein-coding regions in this window:
- the prfB gene encoding peptide chain release factor 2, with the protein product MDPDRQAAIAALDTTLTTVERVLDIDGLRQRIDMLEQQASDPKLWDDQSRAQKVTSDLSHAQSELRRVQELRQRVEDVPVLFELAAEEGGEDELAEADAELAKLREEIETLEVRTLLSGEYDEREAVVTIRSGAGGVDAADWAEMLMRMYIRWAEKHDYPVEVFDTSYAEEAGIKSATFAVHAPFAYGTLSVEQGTHRLVRISPFDNQSRRQTSFADVEVLPVVETTDHIEIPEGDLRVDVYRSSGPGGQSVNTTDSAVRLTHVPSGIVVTCQNEKSQLQNKVAAMRVLQARLLERKRLEERAEMDALKGDGGSSWGNQMRSYVLHPYQMVKDLRTEYEVGNPSTVLDGDIDGFLEAGIRWRNRKDDDD
- a CDS encoding mechanosensitive ion channel family protein — protein: MSLAARWHDFWAGEIGVWILTTGLRIALLIIGGLLAARFINWAAQRVVRRIDAEYQESDQLVRSESAKHRQAVASVISWVSVAVLFIIVLVEVTDALEVPVASLVAPAAVLGAALGFGAQRIVQDLLAGFFIITEKQYGFGDLVRLTIAAANEAEGTVEDVTLRVTKLRSSEGEMYTVPNGQIVKALNLSKDWARAVVDIPVPVGVDLNVVNDVLNDVLNDVAEKAAEDGELSKLLLDKPQLMGVESIGLDTVNLRMVARTLPGKQFDVGRRLRVRVVRALRRAGVVTASDASIAAAGDVIHPDVVAQAQAVTAQEPKK